The Rhododendron vialii isolate Sample 1 chromosome 5a, ASM3025357v1 genome contains a region encoding:
- the LOC131328025 gene encoding glutamyl-tRNA reductase 2-like has protein sequence MAASSGFTISFATKMESNCLPHAHRTLSSSVAHLPPSPVRVFNNNPLRIKTASSDRGSAFVPRRDAFASNALVRGDEVGMKPMNFAALDMLKTSAADRYTKDRSCIVVIGLNVHTAPVEMREKLSIPEAQWPQAISELCALNHIDEAAVLSTCNRIEIYVVALSQQRGVKEVTDWMSKVSGVPVSELCQHQFLLYNKDATNHLFEVSAGLDSVVLGEGQILAQVKQVVKSGQGVPGFGRKVSGLFKHAITVGKRVRSETNISTGSVSVSSAAVDLALMKLLESSYANVRVLVVGAGKMGKLVIKHLVARGCTKMVVVNRAEDKVAAICQNIKDVQITYKPLSEMSACAAEADVVFTSTASETPLFLKEQVQTFPPVSDQMGGKRLFIDISVPRNVESCVSDLETACVFNVDDLKEVVEANKEDRLRKSMEAQGIIKEEVKQFEAWKDSLETVPTIKKLRAYAERIRASEVDKCLSRMGDGITKEEKSAIYDLSMSIVNKLLHGPMQHLRCDGNDNQSLNEILANMHALNRIFGLDTDMSELEQKIRAKMEQTQK, from the exons ATGGCGGCCTCGAGCGGCTTCACGATCTCTTTTGCCACGAAGATGGAGTCCAACTGCCTCCCCCATGCCCATCGCACTCTCTCTTCTTCGGTCGCCCATCTGCCTCCTTCGCCCGTTCGAGTCTTCAACAACAACCCGCTGAGGATCAAGACGGCGTCGTCCGACAGGGGATCCGCGTTTGTCCCCAGACGCGATGCGTTTGCTTCCAACGCTTTGGTTCGTGGGGATGAGGTGGGTATGAAGCCTATGAATTTCGCAGCTCTCGACATGCTCAAGACGTCTGCCGCCGACA GATATACAAAGGATAGGAGCTGTATTGTGGTCATAGGACTCAATGTTCACACAGCACCAGTCGAGATGCGAGAAAAACTTTCCATTCCCGAAGCACAATGGCCCCAAGCAATCAGTGAGCTTTGTGCTCTGAACCATATAGATGAAGCTGCTGTTCTTAGTACTTGTAACAGAATAGAGATATATGTCGTGGCTCTGTCTCAGCAGCGTGGGGTTAAAGAAGTAACCGATTGGATGTCAAAG GTAAGTGGGGTTCCTGTTTCAGAGCTTTGTCAGCACCAGTTTCTACTGTATAACAAAGATGCAACAAACCACCTGTTTGAAGTATCTGCCGGCCTTGATTCTGTTGTTCTTGGAGAAGGGCAGATTCTCGCACAAGTAAAACAAGTTGTAAAATCCGGACAGGGAGTCCCAGGCTTTGGTAGGAAAGTCAGTGGGTTATTCAAGCATGCAATCACAGTAGGAAAGAGGGTTAGATCTGAAACTAATATATCCACAGGTTCAGTTTCAGTTAGTTCAGCTGCCGTAGACCTCGCTCTAATGAAGCTTCTGGAATCATCTTATGCTAATGTTAGAGTGTTGGTTGTTGGAGCTGGCAAAATGGGTAAACTTGTGATTAAACACTTAGTTGCCAGAGGGTGCACAAAAATGGTGGTTGTCAACAGAGCGGAGGACAAGGTTGCTGCCATTTGTCAGAATATTAAGGATGTTCAAATTACATATAAACCACTCTCGGAAATGTCTGCTTGTGCTGCGGAAGCTGATGTTGTTTTCACCAGCACCGCTTCAGAAACACCATTGTTCTTGAAAGAACAAGTTCAGACATTCCCACCTGTGAGTGATCAAATGGGAGGGAAGAGGCTATTCATTGATATATCCGTTCCTAGAAATGTGGAATCATGTGTTTCAGATCTTGAAACTGCATGCGTTTTCAATGTGGATGATCTCAAGGAAGTTGTGGAAGCTAACAAGGAGGATCGATTGAGGAAATCAATGGAAGCACAGGGAATTATCAAGGAGGAAGTGAAGCAGTTTGAGGCTTGGAAGGATTCTCTTGAGACTGTTCCGACAATCAAGAAGCTTCGGGCGTATGCGGAAAGAATTAGGGCCTCTGAGGTGGACAAGTGTTTGTCGAGGATGGGCGATGGCATCACCAAGGAGGAAAAGAGTGCTATTTATGATCTTAGTATGAGTATTGTGAATAAGCTCCTTCATGGTCCAATGCAGCACTTGAGATGTGATGGAAATGACAACCAGTCACTGAACGAGATACTTGCGAACATGCATGCTCTTAACAGAATATTTGGTCTTGACACGGATATGTCTGAATTGGAACAGAAGATTCGAGCCAAAATGGAACAGACACAAAAGTAA